A part of Osmerus mordax isolate fOsmMor3 chromosome 10, fOsmMor3.pri, whole genome shotgun sequence genomic DNA contains:
- the dnajc9 gene encoding dnaJ homolog subfamily C member 9 isoform X1 produces MGLLKQCQELFKTSNLYEVIGVTKDASEAEVRRGYYKISLTVHPDRAPEDEQATVKFQALGKVYAVLSDKDQRAIYDEQGIVDEESDSIDQNRNWEEYWRTMFPKITLQDILDFEKSYKYTDEEKQDLKRVYEESQGDMNKIMESVLCATQEDEGRFRDILQGAIDAGELTAYKGFTHESATKKKSRKRKAQKEEKEAEQMQKEMGMTSESSLVAMIQRKQQANQTEFNYLIANLEDKYCKKMPRASTAKKGKK; encoded by the exons ATGGGATTGCTGAAACAGTGCCAGGAGCTCTTTAAGACGTCAAATCTCTATGAGGTTATTGGTGTCACAAAGGATGCGTCTGAGGCCGAGGTAAGACGCGGCTACTATAAAATTTCGCTCACGGTCCATCCAGACAGAGCACCTGAAGACGAACAAGCCACTGTAAAATTCCAG GCTCTTGGGAAGGTCTACGCTGTGCTGAGTGATAAAGACCAAAGAGCTATTTACGACGAGCAGGGCATCGTTGATGAAGAGTCAGATTCAATTGACCAAAACCGTAACTGGGAAGAATACTGGAGAACAATGTTcccaaag ATCACACTGCAGGACATCCTGGACTTTGAGAAGTCCTACAAATACACAGACGAAGAGAAGCAGGATCTGAAGCGTGTGTACGAGGAGAGCCAGGGAGACATGAACAAGATCATGGAGTCAGTGCTCTGTGCCacacaggaggacgagggaCGTTTCCGAGACATCCTGCAGGGTGCCATAGACGCAGGAGAGCTAACCGCCTACAAGGGCTTCACACACGAGAGTGCCACAAAGAAGAAGAGCCGCAAACGCAAG gctcagaaggaagagaaggaggcagagCAGATGCAGAAGGAGATGGGGATGACCAGTGAAAGCAGTCTGGTTGCCATGATACag AGGAAACAACAGGCCAACCAGACAGAGTTCAACTATTTGATAGCCAACCTGGAGGATAAGTACTGTAAGAAGATGCCCCGTGCCTCCACAGCGAAGAAGGGAAAGAAGTGA
- the dnajc9 gene encoding dnaJ homolog subfamily C member 9 isoform X2, giving the protein MGLLKQCQELFKTSNLYEVIGVTKDASEAEVRRGYYKISLTVHPDRAPEDEQATVKFQALGKVYAVLSDKDQRAIYDEQGIVDEESDSIDQNRNWEEYWRTMFPKITLQDILDFEKSYKYTDEEKQDLKRVYEESQGDMNKIMESVLCATQEDEGRFRDILQGAIDAGELTAYKGFTHESATKKKSRKRKRKQQANQTEFNYLIANLEDKYCKKMPRASTAKKGKK; this is encoded by the exons ATGGGATTGCTGAAACAGTGCCAGGAGCTCTTTAAGACGTCAAATCTCTATGAGGTTATTGGTGTCACAAAGGATGCGTCTGAGGCCGAGGTAAGACGCGGCTACTATAAAATTTCGCTCACGGTCCATCCAGACAGAGCACCTGAAGACGAACAAGCCACTGTAAAATTCCAG GCTCTTGGGAAGGTCTACGCTGTGCTGAGTGATAAAGACCAAAGAGCTATTTACGACGAGCAGGGCATCGTTGATGAAGAGTCAGATTCAATTGACCAAAACCGTAACTGGGAAGAATACTGGAGAACAATGTTcccaaag ATCACACTGCAGGACATCCTGGACTTTGAGAAGTCCTACAAATACACAGACGAAGAGAAGCAGGATCTGAAGCGTGTGTACGAGGAGAGCCAGGGAGACATGAACAAGATCATGGAGTCAGTGCTCTGTGCCacacaggaggacgagggaCGTTTCCGAGACATCCTGCAGGGTGCCATAGACGCAGGAGAGCTAACCGCCTACAAGGGCTTCACACACGAGAGTGCCACAAAGAAGAAGAGCCGCAAACGCAAG AGGAAACAACAGGCCAACCAGACAGAGTTCAACTATTTGATAGCCAACCTGGAGGATAAGTACTGTAAGAAGATGCCCCGTGCCTCCACAGCGAAGAAGGGAAAGAAGTGA
- the si:ch211-207i20.2 gene encoding oocyte zinc finger protein XlCOF22, with translation MSNFIALQTQLASVMETLVHAAVAELGKLVEDTSVFVFNLELTPKHNEDDEMTTKLQTESQMKMTHFASVMETLGNEALGKIMKIVDDTKFLMEFEQKSFKAVRGRKSKPQASILNILSEGGMAEEHSYGGSGKNMEETVSTQPTEPQDTDEPEAPFVLAVSVKDELGNIDLGAIAERAAADAYVVDGTPSSDHQYETVPIVSQPSQADLLLEKLVRQRKLFICTECGKSFSTQSNLKAHQRIHTGEKPFTCVICNKGFAHKQSLQDHIRTHTGEKPFECLQCGKCFGKQAHLKTHSIIHTGEKPYSCDLCGKSFNLAQNLARHQQIHTGEKIFTCPICGKGFTRAVTLKTHELIHTGQKPFKCAQCGKSFRHAVNLKNHQRIHTGVRPFSCDLCGKTFRQSVNLKIHRRIHTGERPFVCKDCGKSFSQQSSLISHGRTHSEDRPFPCSYCEKKFNNANSLKLHLRIHTGEKPYGCEICGKTFSQGSHLRTHKRHVHAGGKQYICDKCGKRYSDQRNLKMHKCVYA, from the exons ATGTCCAATTTCATCGCGCTGCAGACACAGTTGGCTTCGGTCATGGAGACACTGGTTCACGCGGCCGTGGCAGAATTGGGTAAACTTGTTGAAGACACCTCGGTCTTCGTGTTCAATCTAGAGTTAACACCGAAGCACAACGAAGATGACGAGATGACGACAAAATTGCAGACCGAGAGTCAGATGAAGATG ACGCACTTTGCTTCAGTCATGGAAACTCTTGGCAATGAAGCACTTGGTAAAATCATGAAGATCGTGGATGACACCAAATTTCTGATGGAGTTTGAGCAGAAGTCCTTCAAAGCAGTTCGCGGGAGGAAGAGTAAACCACAAGCCAGCATATTGAACATCCTGTCAGAGGGAGGAATGG CAGAGGAGCATTCGTATGGCGGTAGTGGAAAAAATATGGAGGAGACCGTTTCTACTCAA CCCACAGAGCCTCAGGATACGGATGAGCCAGAGGCTCCCTTCGTCCTGGCTGTCAGTGTGAAGGACGAGCTGGGCAACATTGACCTGGGAGCCATAGCTGAGA GAGCTGCTGCAGATGCGTATGTGGTCGACGGGACACCTTCCTCGGACCACCAGTATGAAACGGTGCCCATCGTATCCCAGCCCAGCCAAGCGGACCTCCTCCTCGAGAAGCTGGTCCGGCAGAGGAAGCTCTTCATCTGCACCGAGTGTGGCAAGAGCTTCTCCACTCAGAGCAACCTGAAAGCCCACCAGAGGATCCACACGGGAGAGAAACCCTTCACGTGCGTCATCTGCAACAAAGGCTTCGCCCACAAACAGAGCCTGCAGGACCATATCCGCACACACACGGGGGAGAAGCCCTTCGAGTGCCTGCAGTGTGGGAAGTGCTTTGGTAAGCAGGCTCATCTTAAGACTCACTCCATCATACACACgggggagaagccctacagctgcgaCCTCTGCGGGAAGAGCTTTAACCTGGCCCAGAACTTGGCCCGCCACCAGCAGATCCACACAGGGGAGAAGATCTTCACCTGTCCCATCTGCGGCAAGGGCTTCACCCGGGCGGTCACGCTGAAGACCCACGAGCTCATCCACACAGGGCAGAAGCCGTTCAAGTGCGCCCAGTGCGGAAAGAGCTTCCGTCACGCCGTCAACCTGAAGAACCACCAGCGGATCCATACAGGCGTCCGGCCGTTCAGCTGCGACCTATGCGGCAAAACCTTCCGCCAGTCGGTGAACCTGAAGATCCACCGGCGCATCCACACAGGCGAGAGGCCATTCGTGTGCAAGGACTGCGGGAAGAGCTTCAGCCAGCAGAGCAGCCTCATCTCCCACGGACGCACCCACTCAGAGGACCGGCCGTTCCCCTGCAGCTACTGCGAGAAGAAGTTCAACAACGCCAACAGTCTGAAGCTGCACCTGAGGATCCACACAGGGGAGAAGCCGTACGGGTGCGAGATCTGCGGGAAGACCTTCAGCCAGGGAAGCCACCTGCGGACACACAAGAGACACGTCCACGCAGGGGGCAAACAGTACATCTGTGACAAGTGTGGAAAGAGGTACTCAGACCAGCGCAATTTGAAGatgcacaagtgtgtgtatgcctga